A window of the Brachybacterium sacelli genome harbors these coding sequences:
- a CDS encoding glycosyltransferase, with translation MADLWPLLDRAVRAGSRFARRLPGTVGGMGIYFSARHRLAADPERTDWREDVDALLARADRSLARGRIAAGLRWYDKALRISYDPSLHQAGSSPLAADPVTFLRALRDCATGTIMLRSAVPAASVPERPAPRPDGDRTHLLVIAQENWTFIRPLLDALRATGRFEIREIEVDALPDAGFPDRDRILRGRYDLVTTGVRMPTPPGVADGYDWADVVLVEWSHHVLTWVTLLDRAPRALMARFHRFEAFTPFALLHDHARLDRLLYVAPPVWNLARAAAPGFADVQAVQVGNLLARGLGPAPGEERDRHLLVQVGWRREVKDVLFTLEVLTRLRTHDPRYRLRLIGPGLAAPTAAESSYHRRVRARLAALGPEVVEQLGRREDVPALLAESGLIISSSRHEGTHESIMEGLAAGCPAVIRDWPDAADYGGPGTLYGSDWVVTDVEAAVQRVLEVTAAERYPAAAREAREFALAHRDPETVVAAYERALSADPAAA, from the coding sequence GTGGCTGACCTCTGGCCGCTGCTCGATCGCGCGGTCCGCGCGGGATCGCGGTTCGCGCGTCGCCTGCCCGGCACGGTCGGAGGAATGGGGATCTACTTCTCGGCGCGGCACCGCCTGGCCGCCGACCCCGAGCGCACCGACTGGCGCGAGGACGTCGACGCGCTGCTCGCGCGCGCCGACCGCAGTCTGGCCCGCGGCCGGATCGCGGCCGGGCTGCGCTGGTACGACAAGGCCCTGCGCATCAGCTACGACCCCTCCCTGCACCAGGCCGGCAGCTCGCCGCTGGCGGCCGACCCGGTCACCTTCCTGCGGGCGCTGCGGGACTGCGCGACCGGGACGATCATGCTGCGTTCCGCCGTGCCCGCGGCCAGCGTCCCCGAGCGACCCGCGCCCCGGCCCGACGGCGACCGCACCCACCTGCTCGTCATCGCCCAGGAGAACTGGACCTTCATCCGGCCGCTGCTGGACGCCCTGCGTGCGACGGGGCGGTTCGAGATCCGCGAGATCGAGGTCGACGCGCTGCCGGACGCCGGCTTCCCGGACCGTGACCGGATCCTGCGCGGCCGCTACGACCTCGTGACGACCGGGGTGCGGATGCCGACCCCGCCCGGGGTGGCCGACGGGTACGACTGGGCCGACGTGGTGCTGGTCGAGTGGAGCCACCACGTGCTGACCTGGGTGACGCTGCTGGACCGGGCGCCGCGGGCCCTGATGGCCCGATTCCACCGCTTCGAGGCGTTCACCCCCTTCGCGCTGTTGCACGACCACGCCCGCCTCGACCGGTTGCTGTACGTCGCGCCGCCGGTGTGGAACCTGGCCCGGGCCGCCGCCCCCGGGTTCGCCGACGTGCAGGCCGTGCAGGTGGGGAACCTGCTCGCGCGCGGTCTCGGCCCGGCTCCCGGCGAGGAGCGGGACCGGCACCTGCTGGTGCAGGTCGGCTGGCGGCGCGAGGTCAAGGACGTGCTGTTCACCCTCGAGGTCCTCACCCGGCTGCGCACCCACGATCCGCGCTACCGCCTGCGCCTCATCGGGCCCGGCCTGGCCGCCCCCACGGCCGCCGAGAGCTCCTACCATCGCCGGGTGCGCGCCCGCCTGGCCGCGCTCGGCCCCGAGGTGGTCGAGCAGCTCGGCCGGCGCGAGGACGTTCCCGCCCTGCTCGCCGAGTCCGGGCTGATCATCTCCTCCTCCCGCCACGAGGGGACCCATGAATCGATCATGGAGGGGCTGGCCGCCGGGTGCCCGGCCGTCATCCGCGACTGGCCCGACGCCGCGGACTACGGGGGACCGGGGACGTTGTACGGCAGCGACTGGGTGGTGACGGACGTCGAGGCCGCTGTGCAGAGGGTGCTCGAGGTCACCGCCGCCGAGCGCTACCCGGCGGCCGCCCGGGAGGCCCGGGAGTTCGCGCTCGCGCACCGGGACCCGGAGACCGTGGTCGCCGCGTACGAGCGGGCGCTGAGCGCGGACCCCGCCGCCGCATGA
- a CDS encoding ABC transporter ATP-binding protein — protein sequence MKQTIRIVRRTLSVLPRDSRRFLVTFGAVMSVLALLDVVALGAIALVIPALMSPGTAVTIPVLGWRLQSFEEMMVLVAAFVGLIIVKSFLNLLTIRIATQRFAQHEVAIGQRLLRSYLSASWVDRTSKSTQEIIRMVDSGVAAVVANVLMPSMTVVAEFATISVMSIGLLILDWKIALATFAYLGLIALILSRVITPRAVTNGASNRDNSIQVVRLLGEVLASLKELTLKGNEGEVTDIVAERRAKASRTRAFAQYYNQMPRFVLDAGMVGGFVVVGGVGYLSGLPDDGATSAMTSVALFAVAGFRLVPSLTRFQSTQNRILTNAAFADYIIDDIEFAREAVERKDRPDTGTLERGLHDIVLEDVTFTYPGRDEAAVDAVSLRIPAGSSVAVVGTSGAGKSTLVDLLLGLLTPSSGRILIGGTDMTTVLRQWRSSVGYVPQEVALFDVSVGENVALTWDPEQVDEERVRTALARAQMLEVIEARPDGIHGRLGERGMTLSGGQRQRMGIARGMYAEPTVLVLDEATSALDTKTEAAVTGSIQDLGVDVTTITIAHRLATIQHCDVVFYMSEGQVAASGTFDEVVAAVPAFAEQAALAGLSRGGVLEGEEK from the coding sequence GTGAAGCAGACCATCCGGATCGTCCGACGCACCCTGTCGGTGCTGCCCCGGGACTCCCGGCGCTTCCTGGTGACCTTCGGCGCCGTCATGAGCGTGCTGGCGCTGCTGGACGTCGTCGCCCTCGGCGCGATCGCGCTGGTGATCCCGGCCCTCATGAGCCCGGGCACCGCCGTGACCATCCCGGTGCTCGGCTGGCGGCTGCAGAGCTTCGAGGAGATGATGGTCCTGGTCGCGGCCTTCGTCGGACTGATCATCGTCAAGAGCTTCCTGAACCTGCTCACGATCCGCATCGCCACCCAGCGCTTCGCGCAGCACGAGGTCGCGATCGGCCAGAGGCTCCTGCGCTCCTACCTGTCCGCCTCGTGGGTGGACCGCACCTCGAAGTCGACCCAGGAGATCATCCGGATGGTCGACTCCGGGGTCGCCGCCGTGGTGGCGAACGTGCTCATGCCCTCCATGACGGTGGTCGCGGAGTTCGCCACCATCTCCGTGATGAGCATCGGCCTGCTGATCCTGGACTGGAAGATCGCCCTGGCCACCTTCGCCTACCTGGGCCTCATCGCCCTGATCCTCTCGCGCGTGATCACCCCCCGGGCGGTGACCAACGGCGCCAGCAACCGTGACAACTCGATCCAGGTGGTGCGGCTGCTCGGCGAGGTCCTCGCCTCCCTCAAGGAACTGACGCTCAAGGGCAACGAGGGCGAGGTCACCGACATCGTCGCCGAGCGCCGCGCGAAGGCCTCCCGCACCCGGGCCTTCGCCCAGTACTACAACCAGATGCCCCGCTTCGTCCTGGACGCCGGGATGGTCGGCGGCTTCGTGGTGGTCGGTGGCGTCGGCTACCTCTCCGGCCTGCCGGACGACGGCGCCACCTCCGCGATGACCTCGGTCGCGCTCTTCGCCGTGGCCGGCTTCCGCCTGGTGCCCTCCCTGACCCGGTTCCAGTCCACGCAGAACCGCATCCTCACCAACGCCGCCTTCGCCGACTACATCATCGACGACATCGAGTTCGCCCGCGAGGCCGTCGAGCGCAAGGACCGGCCGGACACCGGCACCCTCGAGCGAGGGCTGCACGACATCGTCCTCGAGGACGTCACCTTCACCTATCCCGGCCGGGACGAGGCCGCGGTCGACGCCGTCTCGCTGCGCATCCCGGCCGGTTCCTCCGTCGCCGTCGTCGGCACCTCCGGGGCCGGCAAGTCGACCCTGGTGGACCTGCTGCTGGGCCTGCTCACCCCGAGCAGCGGCCGCATCCTGATCGGCGGGACCGACATGACCACCGTGCTGCGCCAGTGGCGCTCCTCGGTCGGGTACGTGCCCCAGGAGGTCGCGCTGTTCGACGTCTCCGTCGGCGAGAACGTCGCCCTGACCTGGGACCCGGAGCAGGTCGACGAGGAACGGGTGCGCACCGCCCTGGCCCGCGCGCAGATGCTCGAGGTGATCGAGGCCCGCCCCGACGGCATCCACGGCCGTCTCGGGGAGCGCGGCATGACGCTCTCGGGCGGGCAGCGCCAGCGCATGGGCATCGCCCGCGGGATGTACGCCGAGCCCACCGTGCTGGTGCTCGACGAGGCCACCAGCGCCCTGGACACCAAGACCGAGGCCGCGGTGACCGGATCGATCCAGGATCTCGGCGTCGACGTCACCACCATCACCATCGCGCACCGCCTGGCCACCATCCAGCACTGCGACGTGGTGTTCTACATGTCCGAGGGGCAGGTCGCCGCCTCCGGGACCTTCGACGAGGTGGTCGCCGCCGTGCCGGCCTTCGCCGAGCAGGCCGCCCTCGCCGGGCTCTCCCGCGGCGGCGTGCTGGAGGGGGAGGAGAAATGA
- a CDS encoding glycosyltransferase, which yields MTSLLIVSFSTLTRDPRVQRQIDLLAPGYEVTTVGFGPRPHPEVTHVELPSGTRAWPSSRQYLLTGRYRRAYWDMSAVRAAREALADRVGAVDIVLANDVNTVPLALWLAPRLGVHADLHEYAPREKEHVLTWRWFIAPYQRWICRICLPEVASVTTVSPGLAAEYTARFGLDVEVVTNASAYEERTPRPTGERIHLLHTGVARANRRLESMIDALREAPASFTLDLLLVPSEPGYIEALRERAADLPAVTFRDPVPYTELVSTVAEYDLSIVVFPATTFNLEHSLPNKLFEAVQARTAVLVGPSPDMADLVREHGLGQVLTGADAGSLRAALQSLTPADVDRYKQAADAAARELSAEHQVDTWQRAIRAIAARG from the coding sequence ATGACCTCCCTGCTCATCGTGTCCTTCTCCACGCTGACCCGGGACCCGCGGGTCCAGCGCCAGATCGATCTGCTGGCCCCGGGGTACGAGGTGACCACGGTCGGCTTCGGCCCGCGACCGCACCCCGAGGTCACCCACGTCGAGCTCCCCTCCGGGACCCGGGCCTGGCCGAGCAGCAGGCAGTACCTGCTGACCGGTCGCTACCGTCGCGCGTACTGGGACATGAGCGCCGTGCGCGCCGCCCGCGAGGCCCTCGCCGACCGGGTCGGGGCCGTGGACATCGTGCTGGCCAACGACGTGAACACCGTGCCGCTCGCGCTCTGGCTCGCCCCCCGTCTCGGCGTGCACGCCGACTTGCACGAGTACGCGCCGCGGGAGAAGGAGCACGTGCTCACCTGGCGCTGGTTCATCGCGCCCTATCAGCGGTGGATCTGCCGCATCTGCCTGCCTGAGGTCGCCTCGGTCACCACCGTGTCCCCGGGGCTCGCCGCCGAGTACACGGCCCGTTTCGGTCTCGACGTGGAGGTCGTGACCAACGCGTCGGCCTACGAGGAGCGCACCCCCCGTCCCACCGGGGAGAGGATCCACCTGCTGCACACCGGCGTGGCCCGGGCGAACCGCCGTCTGGAGTCGATGATCGACGCCCTGCGGGAGGCCCCGGCGTCCTTCACGCTCGATCTCCTCCTGGTGCCCAGCGAGCCCGGGTACATCGAGGCCCTGCGCGAGCGGGCGGCGGACCTGCCCGCGGTGACGTTCCGCGACCCGGTGCCGTACACGGAGCTGGTCTCGACGGTCGCCGAGTACGACCTGTCGATCGTGGTCTTCCCCGCCACCACCTTCAACCTGGAGCACAGCCTGCCCAACAAGCTCTTCGAGGCCGTGCAGGCCCGCACCGCCGTGCTGGTGGGGCCGTCGCCGGACATGGCCGACCTGGTGCGCGAGCACGGCCTCGGGCAGGTGCTCACCGGCGCCGATGCGGGATCGCTGCGCGCGGCGCTGCAGTCGTTGACCCCCGCGGACGTCGATCGGTACAAGCAGGCCGCCGACGCCGCCGCGCGGGAGCTCTCGGCCGAGCACCAGGTCGACACCTGGCAGCGGGCGATCAGGGCGATCGCCGCGCGAGGCTGA
- a CDS encoding glycosyltransferase, whose translation MRPVDVIIACHTPTRPVGRAVASVLEGNGESAEVTVVCHNRPAAEIAEAVRPEHRGQVRFLEHHDEHRSASGPFNAGMRASQAGFVAIMGSDDTLAPGAVASWLAVQERTGADFVITRLALGEDSAGVPTPAVRMRRGGLVDLVADRLSYRSAPLGLMRREMLESTGRYLVEGARIGGDVGMVTALMATQATAYDRFGPPYVIGEDAGDRVTYVVRPMREQLGFFPDLLEADWFARLPAAARRAVGVKLLRIHVFGAVFYREDVAIWTPQERADLAEITAEVILRAPGCLAPLSRADRDLVDACLDPALEARILVRRAQGRRRHGRPATILTRGAASLLDREAPLRFMVASLAVRHLPRLRAALAS comes from the coding sequence ATGAGGCCCGTCGACGTCATCATCGCCTGCCACACGCCCACTCGCCCCGTCGGCCGCGCGGTCGCCTCGGTGCTCGAGGGCAACGGGGAGAGCGCCGAGGTCACCGTCGTCTGCCACAACCGGCCTGCGGCGGAGATCGCCGAGGCGGTCCGGCCGGAGCATCGTGGGCAGGTGCGGTTCCTCGAGCACCACGACGAGCACCGCTCCGCCTCGGGACCGTTCAACGCGGGGATGCGCGCCAGCCAGGCCGGCTTCGTGGCGATCATGGGCTCGGACGACACCCTGGCCCCGGGGGCCGTGGCCTCGTGGCTCGCCGTCCAGGAGCGCACCGGCGCGGACTTCGTCATCACCCGTCTCGCGCTCGGCGAGGACTCCGCCGGCGTGCCCACACCGGCGGTCCGCATGCGCCGCGGAGGGCTCGTCGACCTGGTCGCGGACCGGCTCAGCTACCGGTCCGCGCCGCTGGGACTGATGCGGCGCGAGATGCTGGAATCCACCGGGAGGTATCTCGTCGAGGGGGCACGGATCGGCGGCGACGTCGGGATGGTCACCGCTCTGATGGCCACCCAGGCCACCGCCTACGACCGCTTCGGCCCGCCGTACGTGATCGGGGAGGACGCCGGGGACCGCGTGACCTATGTGGTCCGTCCTATGCGCGAGCAGCTGGGCTTCTTCCCCGATCTGCTGGAGGCGGACTGGTTCGCGCGGCTTCCCGCCGCCGCCCGGCGCGCTGTCGGGGTGAAGCTGCTGCGCATCCACGTCTTCGGTGCCGTCTTCTACCGCGAGGACGTCGCGATCTGGACGCCGCAGGAGCGGGCCGACCTGGCCGAGATCACCGCAGAGGTGATCCTGCGCGCCCCGGGCTGCCTGGCGCCGCTGTCGCGGGCGGACCGCGACCTGGTCGACGCCTGCCTCGACCCCGCGCTCGAGGCCCGGATCCTGGTGCGCAGGGCCCAGGGCCGCAGGCGGCACGGCCGCCCGGCCACGATCCTGACCCGTGGCGCCGCGTCCCTGCTGGACCGGGAGGCGCCGCTGCGTTTCATGGTGGCCTCCCTGGCGGTGCGCCACCTCCCCCGGCTGCGGGCTGCCCTGGCGTCCTGA
- a CDS encoding DUF6541 family protein, translating into MNWLLPVLGAWALLAVPGLVLLWAVGARVSLRWGVAPVLTVLLVVLLGAVFHLLRIPWGLGAVLLGVAVICSLALLLRRRLDRSTGPGRRGTTAAAAEDAEVGGGEVAPRLRVLDLGPDGPPWAGAAVTAVAVLGGMLVVAAASRRMGGISTLNGSYDSFFHLSAIATIRDGGDAFLTTALEEIYGSATYYPVVFDSLAALLPLDAVSAANALMLALLAALPSAVAALVATLAPRGRTAGVLAALAALASTLFLSAPAMALVMGLWPVVLGVLCLPLAIASAIRLVDRRHGSLTVPSAAGHGAVLLGTALAHPSMLFSVAVVAGLLILVSGLHRIRDGQRRRGLVQVALALTAAAAFVIVSGTLLGGMHLTRPSAQGPGEVLGEILVDSPRIPAIAAPFWPLAMIWLLAVLGTIAALRGREVVGTTAALGVLAAIVLGVSTQIDHPLTIALVNPWYGARERIAPLMMCLLLVLMARGMAALIGAGGGRARSLLAPAAVALVLVTVLAGTLVPGRWPLMGSLAYTAYGLQLSPYVTPAERAFIERTAAELPADAVVLADPLDGAPLYWSVGGAETVFPTLSRPLTPDTALIARYAPRVDDPSADSHDRICAAVERVGPTHLYRDTSEHSGERMNPEVSARWSGVHDIPPHRLTLLAQDGPYALYELDLAC; encoded by the coding sequence ATGAACTGGCTCCTGCCCGTGCTCGGCGCCTGGGCCCTGCTCGCCGTTCCCGGCCTGGTGCTGCTGTGGGCCGTCGGGGCACGGGTGAGCCTGCGGTGGGGAGTCGCGCCCGTCCTCACCGTCCTGCTCGTCGTGCTGCTGGGTGCCGTGTTCCACCTGCTGCGCATCCCCTGGGGCCTGGGGGCCGTGCTGCTCGGGGTCGCGGTCATCTGCTCGCTCGCCCTGCTGCTTCGACGCCGCCTCGACCGGAGCACCGGGCCGGGCCGACGCGGCACGACCGCGGCCGCCGCGGAGGACGCCGAGGTGGGCGGGGGCGAGGTCGCACCTCGTCTCCGGGTCCTCGACCTCGGTCCGGACGGCCCGCCCTGGGCCGGCGCGGCGGTCACCGCCGTCGCGGTGCTCGGCGGGATGCTGGTCGTCGCCGCCGCGTCCCGGCGGATGGGCGGGATCTCGACGCTGAACGGCAGCTACGACTCCTTCTTCCACCTCTCGGCGATCGCGACCATCCGCGACGGCGGCGACGCCTTCCTCACCACCGCCCTGGAGGAGATCTACGGCAGCGCGACCTACTATCCCGTGGTCTTCGACTCCCTTGCCGCGCTGCTGCCGCTGGACGCCGTGAGCGCGGCGAACGCCCTGATGCTCGCGCTGCTGGCCGCCCTGCCCTCGGCCGTCGCGGCGCTGGTCGCGACTCTCGCCCCCCGCGGACGCACCGCGGGGGTGCTGGCGGCGCTGGCGGCCCTCGCCTCCACCCTGTTCCTGAGCGCCCCCGCCATGGCGCTGGTCATGGGGCTGTGGCCGGTCGTGCTCGGGGTTCTCTGCCTGCCCCTCGCGATCGCCTCCGCGATCCGCCTGGTCGACCGTCGCCACGGATCGCTCACTGTCCCGAGCGCCGCCGGTCACGGCGCCGTCTTGCTCGGCACCGCTCTCGCCCACCCCTCGATGCTGTTCTCTGTCGCGGTCGTGGCAGGGCTCCTGATCCTGGTCAGCGGCCTGCACCGGATCCGCGACGGCCAGCGCCGGCGAGGGCTGGTCCAGGTGGCCCTCGCCCTGACCGCGGCGGCGGCGTTCGTCATCGTCTCCGGGACGCTCCTCGGCGGCATGCATCTGACGCGGCCCAGCGCGCAGGGACCGGGAGAGGTGCTGGGGGAGATCCTCGTCGACTCCCCGCGCATCCCGGCGATCGCCGCACCGTTCTGGCCTCTCGCGATGATCTGGCTGCTGGCGGTGCTCGGGACGATCGCCGCTCTGCGGGGACGCGAGGTGGTCGGGACCACGGCCGCCCTCGGCGTGCTCGCCGCGATCGTGCTGGGTGTGTCCACCCAGATCGACCATCCGCTCACGATCGCCCTGGTCAATCCCTGGTACGGGGCCCGAGAGCGGATAGCGCCGCTGATGATGTGCCTGCTGCTGGTGCTGATGGCCCGTGGCATGGCGGCCCTGATCGGGGCCGGCGGGGGACGGGCGCGCTCCCTGCTCGCTCCGGCGGCGGTGGCGCTCGTGCTGGTCACCGTCCTCGCCGGGACGCTCGTCCCCGGGAGGTGGCCGCTGATGGGCTCGCTCGCCTACACCGCCTACGGTCTGCAGCTGTCCCCCTACGTCACGCCCGCGGAGCGCGCGTTCATCGAGCGCACCGCCGCCGAGCTGCCCGCGGACGCGGTGGTCCTCGCCGATCCCCTGGACGGGGCTCCGCTGTACTGGTCCGTGGGCGGAGCGGAGACCGTGTTCCCCACCCTGTCGCGGCCGCTGACCCCGGACACCGCCCTGATCGCGCGCTACGCCCCGCGGGTCGATGATCCGTCGGCGGATTCTCACGACCGGATCTGCGCGGCGGTGGAGCGGGTGGGGCCGACGCACCTGTACCGCGACACCTCGGAGCACTCGGGGGAGCGGATGAACCCGGAGGTCTCGGCCCGGTGGAGTGGCGTCCACGACATCCCCCCGCACCGGCTGACCCTCCTCGCGCAGGATGGACCGTACGCTCTGTACGAGCTGGATCTCGCATGCTGA